A single region of the Salmo salar chromosome ssa16, Ssal_v3.1, whole genome shotgun sequence genome encodes:
- the LOC106573028 gene encoding tyrosine-protein kinase CSK yields the protein MSEPQTPTWPQGTECVAKYNFKGTTEQDLPFNKGDVLTIIVVTKDPNWYKAKNTAGREGTIPANYVQKREGVKQGGKLSLMPWFHGKITREQAECLLIPPEMGLYLVRESTNYPGDYTLCVSCDGKVEHYRIVYKEGKLSIDEEAFFENLMQLVEHYTKDADGLCTKLIKPKLEEGTVAAQDEFSRSGWALNRKEINIHQSIGKGEFGDVKVGDYRGTKVAVKCIKHDATAQAFIAEASVMTQLRHNNLVQLLGVIVEEKGSLFIVTEYMAKGSLVDYLRSRGRTVLGGDSLLKFSVDVCEAMEYLEANNFVHRDLAARNVLVSDDNIAKVSDFGLTKEASSNQDTAKLPIKWTSPEALREKKFSTKSDVWSYGILLWEIYSFGRVPYPRIPLKDVVPRVEKGYKMDAPDGCPEVVYEVMKQCWTLDPLVRPCFRVLREKLQHILAKELYL from the exons ATGTCTGAACCCCAG ACACCAACATGGCCACAGGGCACAGAGTGTGTGGCCAAATACAACTTTAAGGGcaccacagagcaggacctgCCCTTCAACAAAGGAGATGTCTTAACCATAATCGTGGTGACTAAG GACCCTAACTGGTACAAAGCCAAGAACACAGCAGGTCGAGAAGGCACCATCCCAGCTAACTATGTCCAGAAGAGGGAAGGGGTGAAGCAAGGGGGCAAGCTGAGTCTAATgcc ATGGTTCCATGGTAAGATAACTAGGGAGCAGGCTGAGTGTCTCCTGATCCCCCCAGAGATGGGTCTGTACCTTGTGAGGGAGAGCACCAACTACCCTGGGGACTATACTCTGTGTGTGAGTTGCGACGGCAAGGTGGAGCACTACCGCATTGTCTACAAGGAGGGAAAGCTCAGCATCGACGAGGAGGCGTTCTTCGAGAACCTCATGCAGCTTGTTGag cACTATACCAAAGATGCAGACGGTCTCTGCACCAAACTGATCAAGCCGAAGCTGGAGGAGGGTACTGTGGCAGCCCAGGATGAGTTCTCCAGGAGCGGCTGGGCTCTCAACAGGAAGGAAATCAATATCCACCAGTCCATAGGGAAAGGAGAGTTTGGAG ATGTGAAGgtgggagactacagagggaccaAAGTAGCGGTGAAGTGTATCAAACACGATGCTACAGCACAGGCCTTCATCGCTGAAGCTTCAGTCATGAC GCAACTGAGACACAATAACCTGGTCCAGTTGCTAGGTGTCATCGTTGAGGAGAAGGGAAGCCTGTTTATCGTCACTGAGTACATGGCCAAG GGCAGTCTAGTGGACTACCTACGCTCCAGAGGTCGGACAGTGCTGGGTGGGGATTCCCTACTCAAGTTCTCAGT tgacgTGTGTGAGGCCATGGAGTATCTGGAGGCCAATAACTTTGTCCACAGAGACCTGGCGGCCCGTAATGTTCTGGTGTCAGATGATAACATCGCCAAGGTCAGCGACTTCGGCCTGACCAAGGAGGCCTCGTCTAATCAGGACACAGCCAAACTGCCCATCAAGTGGACCTCACCAGAGGCCCTGAGGGAAAAG AAATTCTCCACCAAGTCAGACGTGTGGAGCTATGGGATCTTGCTGTGGGAGATCTACTCCTTCGGACGAGTGCCTTACCCCAGAATT CCTCTAAAGGACGTGGTACCACGCGTGGAGAAGGGCTACAAGATGGATGCCCCAGACGGTTGTCCTGAGGTGGTATATGAAGTCATGAAGCAGTGCTGGACCCTGGACCCCCTGGTGCGACCATGCTTTAGAGTCCTCAGGGAGAAACTGCAGCATATCCTAGCCAAGGAGCTCTATCTGTGA